From the genome of Cognaticolwellia beringensis, one region includes:
- a CDS encoding ComF family protein: MEFSSKINRDIILALPQIFRQQFKNIQLKVSCCSLCGNTCQKHPLLCQFCQADLPYFNYQHIPYDLLSWPAITKLIPIKNFDHLLAIAPYIWPFDSWISQLKYQHKTELAELLSYLLINHWQQYLSADKANVTSDNTLIVAVPLHLKKWQARGFNQAHLIARKFAQYFNYEYQAELVTREKLTESQVGKSGIERRKNLKNAFSLNINSAAKFPTNIILIDDVVTTGTTANEICKLLKKSGVQNITLLSICLAIPS, from the coding sequence ATGGAATTTAGCAGCAAGATCAACCGCGATATAATATTAGCTTTACCACAAATTTTTCGCCAACAATTCAAAAATATCCAACTGAAAGTAAGCTGCTGCAGCTTATGTGGAAACACTTGCCAAAAGCATCCACTGCTTTGTCAATTCTGCCAAGCTGATTTACCCTATTTTAATTACCAACACATCCCTTATGATTTATTGTCTTGGCCTGCCATTACAAAACTTATTCCCATCAAAAATTTTGATCACCTATTAGCCATTGCCCCCTATATTTGGCCTTTCGATAGCTGGATTAGCCAACTAAAATATCAACATAAAACAGAATTGGCGGAGTTACTCAGTTATCTACTTATTAATCATTGGCAGCAATACCTTAGTGCCGACAAAGCCAACGTAACGTCGGATAACACCTTAATTGTGGCTGTGCCCTTACATTTAAAAAAGTGGCAAGCGCGGGGGTTTAATCAGGCGCATCTTATTGCACGAAAGTTCGCACAGTATTTTAATTATGAATATCAAGCGGAACTTGTCACTCGGGAGAAATTGACTGAAAGTCAGGTAGGAAAGTCTGGTATAGAGCGCCGGAAAAATTTGAAGAATGCCTTTAGTCTCAACATAAATTCAGCGGCAAAGTTTCCAACAAATATTATTTTGATTGATGACGTAGTGACCACAGGCACAACAGCAAATGAAATTTGTAAGCTGTTGAAAAAAAGCGGAGTGCAAAACATTACACTCCTCAGTATTTGTTTAGCTATTCCTAGCTAA
- a CDS encoding polysaccharide deacetylase family protein, translating into MKYCLLAALCYCLHFTSFATVILQYHHVSEETPASTSIAPKQFDKHMQFLQDNNFKVIHLSTLMDAIKEKKTLPDKTVVITFDDAYIDILTQGKPILDKYGFPFTIFINPGMVGQNTSHFLSWQQLKAMADDGVIIANHGMNHDSLARTPPGMTTQAWLAKNAESLLRAEKIIEKETGQSWRYFAYPYGEFSPEVQQWVLDNNFVAFSQQSGPVGLNTDLTSIPRFPASQPYDQLSSLRDKLDSLPFNIHLEGKNQQTIFEQGESTSLSINIVVDDFEPEQLHCYISGLGRQKIQWQSEDMFTIDFNAPLPSGRVRCNCTAPSISEPGRYYWFSKPWFILKENREWYPL; encoded by the coding sequence ATGAAATATTGCCTGTTGGCAGCATTGTGCTATTGCCTACATTTCACCAGTTTTGCCACTGTTATATTACAGTACCATCACGTTAGCGAAGAAACTCCGGCGAGTACCAGTATTGCTCCCAAGCAATTTGATAAGCATATGCAGTTTCTGCAAGACAACAACTTTAAGGTAATTCATTTATCCACCTTAATGGATGCCATTAAGGAAAAAAAAACGTTACCTGATAAAACAGTAGTTATCACCTTTGATGATGCCTATATAGACATTTTAACTCAAGGTAAGCCTATTTTAGACAAATACGGTTTTCCATTTACGATTTTTATAAATCCGGGCATGGTGGGGCAAAATACGTCACACTTTTTATCATGGCAACAATTAAAAGCTATGGCAGACGACGGGGTAATTATCGCTAACCATGGCATGAACCATGATTCATTAGCACGCACCCCTCCGGGTATGACCACCCAAGCTTGGTTGGCTAAAAACGCTGAGTCTTTATTGCGAGCAGAAAAAATAATTGAAAAAGAAACTGGCCAAAGCTGGCGATATTTCGCTTACCCCTACGGTGAGTTTAGTCCTGAAGTTCAGCAGTGGGTACTTGACAATAACTTTGTCGCGTTTTCACAGCAATCAGGGCCTGTTGGCTTAAATACAGATCTCACCAGTATTCCGCGTTTCCCGGCATCGCAACCATACGACCAACTATCAAGCTTGCGAGATAAACTCGATTCATTGCCCTTTAATATTCACCTTGAGGGAAAAAATCAACAAACCATCTTTGAGCAAGGAGAGTCGACTTCACTCAGTATTAATATTGTCGTTGACGACTTTGAGCCAGAGCAATTGCATTGTTATATCTCTGGCTTAGGCCGTCAGAAAATTCAATGGCAAAGTGAAGACATGTTTACGATAGATTTTAACGCGCCGCTGCCGTCAGGTCGGGTAAGATGTAATTGCACCGCGCCTAGCATTAGTGAACCCGGACGTTATTATTGGTTTTCAAAGCCTTGGTTTATTCTCAAAGAAAATCGTGAATGGTATCCGCTATAA
- the cyoE gene encoding heme o synthase, with the protein MSQSNTVEASHSAPSTPIWRDYYEITKPRVVALLVLTALVGMCLSVPGVIPWQVLVPSMIGIGFLSSAAAAINHIVDERIDKEMGRTYNRPLPNGRLTARNATIFAISLAVTGFIVLYTLVNPLTAWLTFSGLVGYSFVYTMYLKRATPQNITIGGLAGAIPPLLGWTAMTNEVHPNALLLVLLIFTWTPPHFWALAIHRKDEYAKVNIPMLPVTHGVSFTKTQILLYTVLLFVVGLLPYLVGMSNWLYLIGAVVLNLVFFAYAWKLKFNADEETAMDTFKFSIVHLMALFIILLLDHYLLPVTG; encoded by the coding sequence ATGAGTCAGAGCAACACAGTAGAAGCGAGTCATAGCGCACCTAGTACGCCAATTTGGCGAGACTATTATGAAATAACCAAACCTCGAGTTGTCGCATTGCTGGTATTAACCGCTTTAGTCGGCATGTGTTTATCTGTACCAGGCGTTATACCTTGGCAAGTGTTAGTGCCTTCGATGATAGGTATTGGCTTTTTGTCATCGGCAGCAGCAGCGATTAATCACATTGTTGATGAACGTATAGATAAGGAAATGGGGCGAACTTATAATCGACCACTACCTAATGGCAGGCTTACCGCACGCAATGCTACGATTTTTGCTATTAGCTTAGCGGTAACAGGGTTTATAGTTTTATACACTTTAGTTAACCCGCTAACGGCTTGGTTAACGTTTTCCGGCCTAGTAGGTTACAGCTTTGTTTATACAATGTATTTAAAGCGTGCAACGCCGCAAAACATTACTATTGGCGGACTAGCCGGAGCCATTCCACCTTTGTTGGGCTGGACCGCAATGACGAATGAAGTGCACCCGAATGCTTTATTATTAGTATTATTGATCTTTACTTGGACACCGCCTCATTTTTGGGCTTTAGCGATACATCGTAAAGACGAGTACGCTAAGGTAAATATTCCAATGTTACCTGTCACCCATGGCGTAAGTTTTACCAAAACTCAGATTTTATTGTATACCGTTTTACTGTTTGTCGTCGGTTTACTGCCATATTTAGTTGGCATGAGTAATTGGTTGTATTTGATCGGTGCGGTGGTATTGAACTTAGTATTTTTCGCCTATGCTTGGAAATTAAAATTTAATGCTGATGAAGAAACCGCAATGGATACCTTTAAGTTTTCTATTGTGCATTTAATGGCATTATTTATTATTCTTTTACTCGACCATTATCTTTTACCGGTAACAGGCTAA
- a CDS encoding SURF1 family protein, whose protein sequence is MNSVSLQHKLKQLNWPMVIFTMLVFSTLIKLGFWQIDRALEKEQRQLRISELSQRDALSLSQVLALKDLQDGINDLPIQLNGQFVADKVFLLDNQPDKGRLGYRVYQMIDSNDDVILVNLGWVQGSIDRNILPEITPVSGQHTITGHVREVEVGIQLQAQNLTNPSWPLRVQQIELDKFSQLIGKKLLPFVVYLDKKETIGYKKNWQPIVMPPEKHRAYAFQWFSLALAWISLMIWAAIKMSKNEVSEISSNNLK, encoded by the coding sequence ATGAATTCGGTATCACTTCAGCACAAGTTAAAACAACTTAATTGGCCAATGGTTATATTTACCATGCTAGTATTTTCAACATTAATCAAGCTTGGATTTTGGCAAATTGACCGTGCACTTGAAAAAGAGCAACGTCAACTTCGTATCAGTGAATTAAGTCAGCGCGATGCCCTATCTTTATCACAAGTGTTAGCACTGAAGGATTTACAAGATGGTATTAACGATTTACCCATTCAGTTAAATGGTCAGTTTGTTGCTGATAAAGTCTTTCTTCTCGATAATCAACCAGACAAAGGCCGCTTGGGCTATCGTGTATATCAAATGATTGACAGTAACGATGATGTCATACTCGTAAATTTGGGTTGGGTACAGGGTTCAATTGATCGAAATATATTACCTGAAATAACACCTGTTAGTGGCCAGCATACTATTACGGGCCATGTACGCGAAGTGGAAGTGGGTATTCAATTACAGGCACAAAATTTGACTAATCCTTCGTGGCCATTAAGAGTGCAACAAATAGAATTAGATAAGTTTTCACAATTAATTGGCAAGAAACTGTTGCCCTTTGTGGTTTACTTAGATAAAAAAGAGACTATTGGATATAAAAAAAATTGGCAGCCCATCGTAATGCCACCAGAAAAACATCGGGCGTATGCCTTTCAATGGTTTAGTTTGGCATTAGCTTGGATAAGTTTAATGATTTGGGCAGCGATAAAAATGAGCAAAAATGAAGTGTCAGAAATAAGTAGCAATAATCTGAAATAA
- a CDS encoding SCO family protein, which yields MIKIVTLIVALGALAAGVMLFSQLNQKAPVEFALHYQQARDIKSFELTDHLGEKFNNESLKGQWSWVFFGYTSCPDVCPTTLQEMNFIYDDLKAIAENNQVLLVSVDPKRDTQEKLASYIGYFNPEFKALHGNHGALFPFARNLGLMYAITESDIAQQANSDAIENHGATATNYLVDHSASLVLINPAGKVEAIFKPKQALGAVPVIEGDKLVSDFAKIVALY from the coding sequence ATGATTAAAATTGTTACGCTGATTGTGGCATTAGGTGCGCTTGCAGCAGGTGTGATGTTATTTAGTCAGCTAAATCAAAAAGCACCTGTTGAATTTGCTTTACATTATCAACAAGCAAGAGATATTAAATCGTTTGAATTAACCGATCATCTTGGCGAAAAATTTAATAATGAGTCGCTTAAAGGTCAGTGGAGTTGGGTATTTTTTGGTTATACATCGTGCCCAGATGTTTGCCCAACAACACTGCAAGAAATGAATTTTATCTATGATGATTTAAAAGCGATAGCCGAAAACAACCAAGTATTATTGGTTTCTGTTGACCCAAAACGTGATACGCAAGAAAAGCTTGCCAGTTATATTGGCTATTTTAATCCTGAGTTTAAGGCATTACATGGTAACCATGGTGCATTATTTCCATTCGCGCGTAACTTAGGCTTAATGTATGCAATAACTGAATCTGATATAGCACAGCAAGCGAATAGTGATGCCATAGAAAATCACGGCGCTACGGCGACAAACTACTTGGTTGATCACAGTGCTTCATTGGTCTTGATTAATCCTGCCGGCAAAGTAGAAGCTATTTTCAAACCAAAACAGGCGCTGGGTGCAGTTCCGGTGATTGAAGGCGATAAACTCGTTAGTGATTTTGCAAAAATAGTCGCTTTGTATTGA
- a CDS encoding MATE family efflux transporter — translation MKFNDIERHKQLFILALPMILSNITAPLLGLVDTAVIGHLEHSYYLGGSTVGAMIITVITWLCGFLRMSTTGLSAQAFGQSNNELSFLILLRGMIVAFSVGLLVILFQNLYLDLALSLAGGSEQVQFYAREYSAIRVWGLPAALANLVIMGWLLGNHKAKVVMWLIIATNLINLGLDLLFVIGFAWQVKGVAMATLIAEYSGLVIGLGFVYKNFKQKFMGVFSGVQQMFDAVLERSALLSYFKLNRDILIRTLCLEICFVFMTFQGARLGDDVIAANAILMNFLMLISFGLDGIANAAEVMVGKAKGENNQKNMFVSVNIALFWTGIFALAYSLLFYLAGNYFIHTISNITAVVDYAQQYLFWIIALPLLACWCYLYDGVYVGLMQAHIMRNSMLIATFGCFFPVWWLLQDYGNHGLWAAFSIFMLARGATLAWHYQRNKYTF, via the coding sequence TTGAAATTTAATGATATAGAACGTCATAAGCAGCTATTTATTCTGGCTTTGCCGATGATTTTATCCAATATTACTGCGCCATTATTAGGTTTAGTTGATACTGCCGTTATTGGGCATCTTGAACATTCCTATTATTTAGGCGGCAGTACGGTTGGTGCCATGATCATCACGGTCATCACTTGGTTGTGTGGGTTTTTACGCATGTCGACCACAGGGTTATCAGCGCAAGCATTTGGTCAAAGTAATAATGAGCTAAGTTTTTTAATTTTACTGCGTGGGATGATAGTTGCGTTCAGCGTAGGCTTGTTGGTGATATTATTTCAAAACCTCTACCTCGATCTGGCGCTTTCTTTAGCTGGTGGGTCAGAACAAGTACAATTTTATGCCCGAGAGTACAGTGCCATTCGAGTTTGGGGCTTACCGGCGGCATTAGCTAATTTGGTGATTATGGGCTGGTTACTGGGTAATCACAAAGCGAAAGTGGTGATGTGGTTAATTATTGCCACCAACTTGATTAACTTAGGATTAGATTTACTGTTCGTTATTGGCTTTGCATGGCAAGTTAAAGGCGTAGCTATGGCGACGCTAATAGCAGAATACAGTGGCTTAGTCATCGGATTAGGTTTTGTCTATAAAAACTTTAAGCAAAAGTTTATGGGGGTGTTCTCAGGCGTACAACAAATGTTTGATGCTGTATTAGAGCGTTCGGCCTTATTAAGCTATTTTAAACTGAATCGAGATATATTAATTCGAACGTTATGTTTAGAAATATGCTTTGTTTTTATGACCTTTCAAGGGGCGCGACTCGGTGATGATGTGATTGCCGCCAATGCCATATTAATGAATTTTTTAATGTTAATATCGTTCGGTTTAGATGGTATTGCTAATGCTGCAGAAGTGATGGTGGGTAAAGCGAAAGGAGAAAATAATCAAAAAAATATGTTTGTTAGTGTCAATATCGCACTATTTTGGACTGGGATATTTGCACTCGCTTATAGCTTACTGTTTTATTTAGCGGGTAACTATTTCATTCACACTATCTCGAATATAACCGCCGTCGTTGACTATGCACAACAATATCTTTTTTGGATTATAGCGCTGCCATTACTCGCCTGTTGGTGTTACTTATATGACGGTGTTTACGTAGGTTTGATGCAGGCACATATTATGAGAAACAGTATGCTTATTGCGACATTTGGTTGCTTTTTTCCGGTGTGGTGGTTATTACAAGATTATGGCAATCATGGTTTGTGGGCGGCATTTTCAATATTTATGTTGGCGCGTGGAGCCACATTGGCTTGGCATTATCAGCGAAATAAGTATACTTTTTAG
- the nfuA gene encoding Fe-S biogenesis protein NfuA, producing the protein MVNISETAQEHFVKLLSGQAEGTSIRVFVVNPGTASAECGVSYCPADAVEADDIELKFEKFSAYIDADSKTYLEEAEIDFTTDQMGSQLTLKAPNAKLRKVGDDAPLFERVDYFLKAEVNPQLAGHGGECTLMEITEDGYAVLQFGGGCNGCAQIDVTVKDGIEKQLIDMMGDEIKGVKDMTEHERGEHSYY; encoded by the coding sequence ATGGTTAACATTTCAGAAACTGCACAAGAACATTTTGTAAAACTACTTTCTGGTCAAGCTGAAGGTACTAGTATCCGTGTATTTGTTGTAAACCCGGGTACAGCAAGCGCAGAATGTGGTGTATCGTACTGTCCAGCTGACGCTGTAGAAGCTGATGACATTGAACTAAAGTTTGAAAAATTTTCGGCTTACATTGATGCTGACAGTAAAACATATTTAGAAGAAGCGGAAATTGATTTTACCACTGACCAAATGGGTTCGCAGTTAACGCTGAAAGCGCCAAACGCTAAGTTGCGTAAAGTAGGCGATGACGCGCCATTATTTGAGCGTGTTGATTACTTCTTAAAAGCTGAAGTAAACCCACAACTTGCTGGCCATGGCGGCGAATGTACGCTAATGGAAATCACTGAAGACGGTTATGCTGTATTACAATTCGGTGGCGGCTGTAACGGTTGTGCCCAAATCGATGTCACTGTAAAAGATGGTATCGAAAAGCAATTGATCGACATGATGGGCGACGAAATTAAAGGTGTGAAAGATATGACTGAACACGAACGTGGTGAGCATTCATATTACTAA
- a CDS encoding DUF2909 domain-containing protein, whose protein sequence is MLIKIIVVGLLAFMIYNLFRALFIMNKNDPDKPPMSKFIGRRVITSVVIILLLVIGIFTGVITPNPRPF, encoded by the coding sequence GTGTTAATTAAAATTATTGTTGTCGGCTTATTAGCCTTTATGATTTATAACCTGTTTCGGGCGTTATTCATTATGAATAAAAATGACCCGGATAAACCACCTATGTCTAAATTTATCGGTCGTCGAGTAATAACATCTGTCGTTATAATCTTATTACTTGTTATCGGTATATTCACTGGGGTGATCACACCTAATCCACGTCCGTTTTAA
- a CDS encoding COX15/CtaA family protein, giving the protein MRKLVFVSILLAIVVVSLGAYTRLTHAGLGCPDWPGCYGLIDVPQTSEQIIAAEQAFPERPVEPHKAWNEMIHRYFAGSLGILILIIALMSLKRRAQGGPVGLPVFILIVVTFQAALGMWTVTMKLMPVVVMGHLLGGFTTLCLLLLLYLRLSDYRVPGGDLALKKYAKFAVLGIFILAGQIGLGGWTSSNYAALTCTELPICQAGWVDQINFEHAFDLIPPEKDSYEFGHLDHASRVTIHVMHRLGAIVTTLYLLWLVISIYRKAQSPFFKNAALSLGFILSVQVGLGISNIWFSLPLSVAVSHNVVAAMLMMSLITMTYSLKRKI; this is encoded by the coding sequence ATTAGAAAGCTTGTTTTTGTTAGCATTTTATTAGCCATAGTTGTGGTGAGTTTAGGTGCTTATACACGATTAACGCATGCTGGTTTAGGCTGTCCAGACTGGCCAGGTTGCTATGGCTTAATTGATGTACCGCAAACAAGTGAGCAAATTATTGCTGCCGAGCAAGCCTTTCCTGAACGCCCAGTAGAACCACATAAAGCGTGGAATGAAATGATCCATCGCTACTTCGCTGGCTCATTAGGGATATTGATCTTAATTATAGCCTTAATGTCATTAAAACGTCGTGCGCAGGGCGGACCCGTAGGCTTACCGGTTTTTATTTTGATAGTCGTTACCTTTCAAGCGGCGCTTGGCATGTGGACGGTCACCATGAAGTTAATGCCTGTGGTGGTCATGGGGCATTTGCTTGGCGGTTTTACCACCTTGTGTTTACTGCTATTACTGTATTTACGCTTAAGTGATTATCGAGTGCCCGGTGGCGACCTTGCCCTGAAAAAATATGCTAAATTCGCCGTATTAGGTATTTTTATTTTGGCCGGGCAAATAGGCTTAGGCGGTTGGACATCATCCAACTATGCTGCGCTTACTTGTACCGAACTGCCCATTTGCCAGGCAGGGTGGGTAGATCAGATTAATTTTGAACATGCTTTTGATTTGATCCCTCCAGAGAAAGATAGTTATGAATTTGGTCACCTTGATCACGCATCACGTGTGACAATTCATGTAATGCATCGCTTAGGTGCTATAGTAACTACGCTATATTTATTATGGTTGGTTATTAGCATTTATCGTAAGGCACAGTCACCATTTTTTAAGAACGCAGCATTGAGCTTAGGTTTTATTCTTAGTGTACAAGTTGGTTTAGGTATTAGTAATATTTGGTTCTCACTACCACTGAGTGTAGCGGTGAGTCACAACGTGGTGGCCGCCATGCTAATGATGTCATTAATTACCATGACATATAGTTTAAAACGGAAAATTTAG
- the bioH gene encoding pimeloyl-ACP methyl ester esterase BioH — protein MTESMAERLKIASQGQGIPLVFIHGWGLNSAVWQPCSAQLQTDFEVITVDLPGFATNNLVQLEQYSLVEIANAIIDAVGKPAVYIGWSLGGLVASQIAINHPEQVLGLITVASSPQFIERDNWPGIKESVLALFHQQLAQDTTKTISNFLKIQAMGSPHIRQDIKTIRDLVMQHQQPARQILDDSLSLLETSDLSEQLAGIKQPFFRLYGKLDGLVPKQVIALIDELAPNSQRYIFEQASHAPFISHQAEFLTILKNWLMEHVI, from the coding sequence ATGACAGAAAGCATGGCAGAAAGATTGAAAATTGCGAGCCAAGGCCAAGGCATACCCTTAGTATTTATTCATGGTTGGGGTCTAAACTCTGCTGTATGGCAGCCATGCTCAGCGCAACTACAAACTGATTTTGAAGTTATTACCGTTGATTTACCCGGATTTGCGACCAATAACTTAGTTCAACTTGAGCAATATTCGTTAGTCGAAATAGCAAATGCTATTATCGATGCGGTTGGTAAACCTGCGGTTTATATCGGATGGTCATTAGGCGGATTAGTCGCCAGCCAAATAGCCATTAACCATCCCGAACAAGTGTTAGGGTTAATTACTGTCGCGAGTTCGCCACAATTCATTGAACGAGATAATTGGCCGGGGATAAAAGAAAGTGTTTTGGCCTTATTTCACCAGCAACTTGCTCAAGACACGACAAAAACCATTAGTAACTTTTTGAAAATACAGGCTATGGGGAGTCCGCATATTCGCCAAGATATTAAGACCATTCGTGATCTAGTGATGCAGCATCAACAACCAGCGCGACAGATATTAGACGATTCATTAAGTTTATTAGAAACATCGGATTTGTCTGAACAATTAGCTGGCATAAAACAGCCGTTTTTTAGACTTTACGGCAAACTTGATGGCTTAGTACCCAAACAAGTTATCGCATTAATTGATGAGCTCGCACCCAACAGTCAGCGTTATATATTTGAACAAGCATCACATGCACCCTTTATATCTCACCAGGCAGAATTTTTAACGATATTGAAAAATTGGCTAATGGAACATGTTATCTAA
- a CDS encoding M14 family zinc carboxypeptidase, whose protein sequence is MLLSLYRIVIFCLLSASFTVLGANVSTYLPDGSVYNEQVPTPESTLGFGIGERHPRHDQVLNYLQQVAASSTRVKIEEMGRTTQYRSQVLLTISSPENLKNIDEILARRSDIGASSKDPIVVWLGYSVHGDEISGTNAAMVVAYHLAASQDKAVAELLNDTIIVIEPTINPDGMDRFVNWVATHRGMTENSDPNHIEHHQHWRTGRTNHFGFDLNRDWLLLSQKESQNRLPYFHQYQPNVLGDFHEMGANGSYFFQPGIPTRTHPLTPAKNTELTQLLATYHAKALDAKDRLYYSEESFDDFYYGKGSTYPDINGGIGVLFEQASSRGLQQDTINGLLTFEYGIQNHVLTSLSTIEGAWKNQDKFKNYRKEFFKLAEKQASDENFNGYIFTEAEDNYRLQAFLSKLQQHQIKVYPLKQDYKIHERKYIAKHSYYIPIAQPQYRVIKALFNQQKNFQDNTFYDVSGWTLPLAMNIKFAQVGSTRGLKTHDIPWQPSTEKITEVSDSAYAYVFEWHDFLAPKLLNNITNAKIKAKVATKVFSATVNGVVKTFNQGTIVVPAGIQTQDNWRNILTDLAAKSQIQLNTLATGLTAKGIDIGSNSFRLVSAPKVLLVGGKGVSQYEAGEMLYYLDNLLEIPVTVVEMQRLSAIDLADYSHIIMVDGKYAALNAEVLSKFKSWLENGGVIFGQKRAALWLSVNELLKIDFVRKDHIDQLFDTIKLTYADKEQLSARKRIAGAIFQAELDVSHPLAYGYQQSDLPVFRNSTVIMEQTVKPFITVAKYSQAPLLSGYADQNLVNRLANNPTLVAHNVGKGRVIASTDDLVFRGYFLGSMKIIANSLFFAKTFSANLAE, encoded by the coding sequence ATGTTGTTATCGCTGTATCGAATTGTAATATTTTGTTTATTAAGTGCCTCGTTTACTGTTTTAGGCGCGAATGTCAGCACATATTTGCCTGATGGTAGCGTTTATAATGAGCAAGTACCCACGCCTGAATCTACATTGGGTTTTGGTATAGGTGAACGTCATCCTCGTCATGACCAAGTGCTAAATTACTTACAGCAAGTCGCGGCATCTTCAACTCGTGTTAAAATTGAAGAGATGGGACGAACTACACAATATCGTTCGCAAGTTTTACTGACCATTTCTAGTCCTGAAAACCTTAAAAATATCGATGAAATATTAGCGCGACGCTCAGATATAGGAGCTTCATCTAAAGACCCAATTGTTGTGTGGTTAGGTTATAGTGTTCATGGTGATGAAATTAGTGGTACCAATGCCGCTATGGTGGTTGCATATCATTTAGCTGCCTCGCAAGATAAAGCCGTTGCTGAACTGCTCAACGATACCATTATTGTAATCGAGCCGACTATTAATCCTGATGGAATGGATAGGTTTGTTAATTGGGTGGCGACGCATCGCGGCATGACTGAAAATTCAGATCCAAACCATATTGAACATCATCAACATTGGCGCACAGGTCGCACTAACCATTTTGGTTTTGATTTAAACCGTGATTGGCTACTATTGTCGCAAAAAGAAAGTCAGAATCGCCTGCCTTATTTTCATCAATATCAACCGAATGTCTTAGGCGATTTCCATGAAATGGGTGCTAACGGTAGCTATTTTTTTCAGCCAGGCATACCCACACGCACTCATCCTTTGACTCCGGCTAAAAATACTGAATTAACGCAGTTATTAGCAACCTATCATGCCAAAGCGCTTGATGCTAAAGATCGCTTATATTACAGCGAAGAAAGTTTTGACGACTTTTATTACGGTAAAGGCTCAACTTACCCTGATATTAATGGTGGTATTGGTGTCTTGTTTGAACAAGCGAGCAGTCGCGGCCTTCAACAAGATACTATTAATGGTTTATTAACTTTTGAGTATGGTATTCAAAACCATGTCTTAACGTCTTTATCAACCATTGAGGGAGCATGGAAAAACCAAGATAAATTTAAAAACTATCGAAAAGAGTTCTTTAAACTAGCTGAAAAACAAGCCAGTGATGAAAATTTTAACGGTTATATTTTTACTGAAGCTGAAGATAATTATCGCCTACAAGCTTTCTTAAGTAAGCTGCAGCAACATCAGATTAAGGTTTACCCACTTAAGCAAGATTATAAGATTCATGAGCGAAAATACATTGCCAAGCACAGTTATTATATTCCGATAGCACAGCCGCAATATCGCGTGATTAAAGCCCTCTTTAATCAACAAAAAAACTTTCAAGATAATACTTTTTATGATGTCTCAGGTTGGACATTACCGCTGGCAATGAATATAAAATTTGCTCAGGTTGGCAGCACTCGGGGTTTAAAAACTCACGATATACCTTGGCAACCAAGCACAGAAAAAATCACCGAAGTAAGTGATTCTGCTTACGCTTATGTATTTGAGTGGCATGACTTTTTAGCTCCTAAACTGTTAAACAACATAACCAATGCTAAGATCAAAGCAAAAGTAGCCACTAAAGTTTTTTCAGCGACAGTAAATGGCGTAGTTAAAACTTTTAATCAAGGGACTATCGTTGTGCCTGCTGGTATACAGACTCAGGATAACTGGCGTAATATTCTGACTGATTTGGCCGCTAAGAGCCAAATACAGCTGAACACTTTAGCTACCGGATTAACCGCAAAAGGCATTGATATTGGTAGTAACTCATTCCGCTTGGTTTCAGCACCGAAAGTATTATTGGTTGGTGGCAAAGGCGTATCACAATATGAAGCAGGAGAAATGCTTTACTACCTTGATAACCTTTTAGAAATTCCAGTGACTGTGGTCGAAATGCAAAGATTATCGGCAATTGATTTAGCAGACTACAGTCATATTATTATGGTTGATGGTAAATATGCTGCGTTAAATGCTGAGGTACTGAGTAAGTTTAAATCATGGTTAGAAAACGGTGGGGTCATCTTTGGTCAAAAACGCGCAGCACTATGGTTATCAGTCAATGAATTACTAAAAATTGATTTTGTGAGAAAAGATCATATTGATCAACTGTTTGATACGATAAAATTAACTTACGCCGATAAAGAGCAACTCTCCGCTAGAAAACGCATCGCAGGTGCTATTTTTCAAGCAGAATTAGATGTTAGTCATCCACTTGCTTACGGTTACCAACAAAGTGATTTGCCGGTGTTTCGTAATAGCACCGTGATTATGGAGCAAACAGTGAAGCCATTTATTACTGTAGCGAAATACAGCCAAGCACCTTTGCTCAGTGGTTATGCAGATCAAAATTTGGTTAATCGTTTAGCGAATAATCCAACGCTTGTGGCGCATAATGTTGGCAAAGGTCGCGTTATTGCCAGTACTGACGACTTAGTTTTTCGTGGTTATTTTTTAGGTAGCATGAAAATAATTGCTAACAGCCTATTTTTTGCTAAAACGTTTAGCGCCAATTTAGCCGAATAA